The following are encoded together in the Takifugu flavidus isolate HTHZ2018 chromosome 22, ASM371156v2, whole genome shotgun sequence genome:
- the LOC130519414 gene encoding uncharacterized protein LOC130519414, with product MPSNVEIKARVSDQVQFAEKAAQLSQSEGTIIRQRDTFFNCSQGRLKLRDFMNDSGQLIFYERPDTDGPKLSRYSISPTSDPSGLRTVLSDALGVKGEVRKERRLFLFGQTRIHLDTVEGLGTFMELEVVMRPDQTVEDGQRVAEDLMEKLGVSQDTLVTGAYMDLLLLNKH from the exons ATGCCATCCAACGTGGAGATCAAAGCCAGAGTGAGCGACCAGGTCCAGTTTGCTGAGAAGGCTGCAcagctcagccaatcagagggcacCATCATCAGACAGCGGGACACCTTCTTCAACTGCAGCCAGGGACGACTAAAGCTGCGGGACTTCATG AACGACTCAGGTCAGCTGATCTTCTACGAGCGTCCCGACACTGACGGACCAAAGCTGTCCCGTTACTCCATCAGCCCTACCAGCGACCCATCAGGCCTGCGC ACCGTCTTGTCTGATGCTCTTGGAGTTAAAGgtgaggtgaggaaggagcgaCGGTTATTTCTGTTTGGTCAGACCCGAATTCACCTGGACACAGTCGAGGGACTGGGAACCTTCATGGAACTGGAG GTGGTCATGCGTCCTGATCAGACTGTCGAAGATGGGCAGCGG GTTGCCGAGGATCTGATGGAGAAACTGGGTGTGTCCCAGGACACACTGGTAACGGGAGCCTACATGGACCTTCTGCTCTTAAACAAACACTAA